The following proteins are co-located in the Desulfobacterales bacterium genome:
- a CDS encoding TolC family protein translates to MQKSCSRKQTIILWVLFFTVWLPAGLVCQIRPALAMTGPALDLSLEQCIEIALAQNRSLRLSQNSLSVREKSLEAAQTAFDVLYYPAVGAGAIDGEKDVSAGITARKRFTLGPELSVSPRAGTFADNYSAEMGISLDIPLFRNFGKNINLDPIRSGQFAIRSADRSLYLAQASTIMSVISAVYRIIDLNKRVQINRDQVQRFKAYAALADAKERVNLASPIDVYRSLIRLRDVENRLSVAKEALDEAYDNLKIILALPVDQKISVQAPLALEPVKINLETAIETAMENRIELVQSRDAYRESVRRGGIAKQRILPDVRLRMGYSRYGRAMDSMGDLNLSDDTWRVMLTSSSDLMRTTEKINYQQSLYEVENARLNIQSSRDEIQKQVRREMTALEKALDRIRTSEKQIHEARGKRSLAEIKFNHGLADNFDVIEAETELQQAQINLVATQVDYIVGRYRLRSALGTLVESTGNLMP, encoded by the coding sequence ATGCAGAAATCCTGTAGCCGGAAACAAACCATTATCCTCTGGGTCCTGTTTTTTACGGTCTGGCTGCCGGCCGGATTGGTCTGCCAAATCCGGCCGGCCCTGGCCATGACCGGCCCGGCCCTGGACCTGAGCCTGGAGCAGTGCATCGAAATCGCTCTGGCACAAAACCGGAGCCTGCGGCTTTCCCAAAACAGCCTTTCAGTGCGGGAAAAATCCCTTGAAGCCGCCCAAACCGCTTTTGACGTGCTTTATTATCCAGCCGTGGGCGCCGGTGCCATTGATGGTGAAAAAGACGTATCTGCCGGCATCACGGCCCGGAAACGTTTCACCCTGGGACCGGAACTGTCTGTTTCCCCACGTGCCGGAACGTTTGCGGACAATTACTCAGCAGAAATGGGGATATCACTTGATATCCCCTTGTTTCGCAATTTTGGAAAAAACATTAACCTTGACCCGATCCGTTCAGGGCAATTTGCCATCCGATCTGCTGATCGCTCTTTATATCTCGCCCAAGCCAGCACAATTATGTCTGTAATTTCAGCTGTTTATCGAATTATTGACCTAAACAAACGGGTGCAGATCAACCGTGATCAGGTCCAGCGGTTCAAGGCATATGCGGCCCTGGCAGATGCCAAGGAACGGGTCAACCTGGCATCTCCCATTGATGTATACAGATCCCTGATCCGGCTGCGGGATGTGGAAAACCGTCTGTCGGTCGCCAAAGAAGCCCTTGACGAAGCCTATGACAACCTCAAGATAATTCTGGCCCTGCCCGTGGATCAAAAAATAAGCGTACAGGCGCCTTTGGCCCTGGAACCGGTGAAAATCAACCTTGAAACAGCGATTGAAACCGCAATGGAAAACCGGATCGAACTGGTCCAGAGCCGGGACGCCTACCGGGAATCCGTTCGCCGGGGAGGCATCGCCAAGCAGCGGATTCTGCCCGATGTCCGGCTCCGGATGGGCTATTCCCGCTATGGGCGGGCCATGGATTCCATGGGGGACTTGAATCTGTCCGACGATACGTGGCGGGTCATGCTCACCTCCTCATCGGATTTGATGCGCACCACGGAAAAAATCAATTATCAGCAAAGCCTCTATGAAGTGGAAAATGCCCGCCTCAATATCCAAAGCAGCCGGGATGAAATCCAAAAGCAGGTGCGCCGGGAAATGACCGCCCTGGAAAAAGCCCTGGACCGCATCCGCACAAGTGAAAAACAGATTCATGAGGCCCGTGGCAAACGCTCTCTTGCGGAGATTAAATTCAATCACGGACTGGCAGACAACTTTGATGTCATCGAGGCGGAAACCGAACTCCAGCAGGCGCAGATAAATCTGGTAGCCACCCAGGTCGATTACATCGTGGGGCGCTACCGGCTCCGGTCGGCCCTGGGCACACTGGTGGAAAGCACGGGCAATCTCATGCCATGA
- a CDS encoding alpha/beta hydrolase, translating to MKKEPEAIAKVSLSAHDGIPMACDRGGHGNTLLLFIHGWTCRRAYWRPQLEYFASSWQVAAPDLPGHGDTATNGRATWSVEAFGKDIAACARQLEAEKVILIGHSMGGPVALEAARVLKNVATAVVLVDAFVIDYGGLDKETIQQIAAPFESDFMAAMEGLVNQTSTDATAEHLKKQLVSEMSSADPSWALPVWHDLLAWNPRAAFDELEIPISAINGDLIPESARARCAPFVRETIIPGAGHFLQMEDPEGFNKVLEKILP from the coding sequence ATGAAAAAGGAACCTGAGGCAATCGCAAAAGTTTCTCTTTCCGCCCATGACGGCATTCCCATGGCCTGTGACCGCGGGGGCCATGGAAATACCCTTCTTTTGTTCATTCACGGCTGGACATGCCGCCGTGCATACTGGCGGCCGCAACTCGAATACTTTGCTTCCTCGTGGCAGGTTGCCGCACCAGATCTTCCGGGCCACGGCGATACCGCCACCAACGGGCGTGCAACCTGGAGTGTGGAGGCCTTCGGAAAAGACATTGCCGCCTGTGCCCGGCAGTTGGAGGCTGAAAAGGTCATTCTGATCGGCCATTCCATGGGCGGACCTGTGGCTCTGGAGGCCGCCCGTGTATTAAAAAATGTCGCAACAGCCGTGGTTCTGGTTGACGCATTTGTAATTGATTATGGCGGTCTGGACAAAGAAACTATCCAGCAAATCGCGGCCCCGTTTGAATCCGATTTCATGGCAGCCATGGAAGGGCTTGTAAATCAAACATCCACGGATGCCACTGCAGAGCATTTAAAAAAACAGCTGGTGTCAGAGATGTCTTCGGCTGATCCTTCCTGGGCCCTGCCGGTATGGCACGATCTTCTTGCATGGAATCCGCGGGCCGCGTTTGACGAACTGGAAATTCCTATTTCCGCTATCAACGGCGATTTGATCCCGGAATCTGCCAGGGCGCGCTGTGCGCCCTTTGTCCGGGAAACAATTATCCCGGGCGCCGGACATTTTCTGCAGATGGAAGATCCCGAAGGATTTAACAAAGTCCTTGAGAAGATTTTGCCTTAA
- a CDS encoding lipocalin family protein, producing the protein MKRKKTWPCKLILFFLTFALAFPLGPMSALAAAKINHTPPAENYIPGFRINLDVEIQDSGDLLAARCYFKTKQDKNFAFTDMFDQGDGKYQAVLPAPWINSEAVEYLFVTVDPDKKVTRSPVFVIEEGETEEAATWKDASEVEQVRIDKAQEAIEDYEAIRRQLQTNNRSRLPEYQSSQSTDTLTVQTELSKEAVPLNGFYDKAIVTEVADSAKYGFMAKGLYSAEQIAAAEAAGVPTASAGMSTLTKVGIGVLAVGAAGAAIAAADSGSGSSSGGGGGGGGGGGGGTTDLTADSILGSWNFSGQRRDGVNRSGTIEFRENGTQTFTVTDADGQSDGSGSGTWQLSDSTLTIDFSGQMSTWIGTVSGNSTSFTLDTTSGTNHGIYNFTR; encoded by the coding sequence ATGAAACGTAAAAAGACCTGGCCCTGCAAACTGATTCTGTTTTTTTTGACCTTTGCCCTGGCTTTTCCCCTGGGCCCCATGTCGGCCCTGGCTGCGGCAAAGATCAACCACACACCGCCTGCGGAAAACTACATCCCCGGATTCCGGATCAATCTGGATGTGGAAATCCAGGACAGCGGCGATCTGCTTGCGGCACGCTGCTACTTTAAGACAAAACAGGATAAAAACTTTGCCTTCACGGATATGTTTGATCAGGGAGACGGCAAGTATCAAGCAGTTCTGCCGGCGCCCTGGATCAATTCCGAAGCCGTGGAATACCTGTTTGTAACCGTGGATCCGGACAAAAAAGTCACAAGGTCCCCGGTATTTGTCATTGAAGAAGGTGAAACCGAGGAGGCTGCCACCTGGAAGGATGCCAGTGAAGTAGAGCAGGTTCGCATAGACAAGGCCCAGGAAGCCATTGAAGACTATGAAGCCATCCGCCGGCAGCTGCAAACCAACAATCGCAGCCGCCTGCCGGAATATCAAAGCAGCCAAAGTACAGATACCCTGACCGTTCAGACCGAGCTGAGCAAGGAAGCTGTCCCTTTAAATGGTTTCTATGACAAAGCCATTGTTACCGAGGTTGCAGACAGCGCCAAATACGGCTTCATGGCCAAGGGTCTTTACAGCGCCGAACAGATTGCCGCGGCCGAAGCAGCCGGTGTGCCCACCGCATCGGCGGGCATGTCTACCCTGACCAAGGTCGGCATCGGTGTTCTGGCCGTGGGTGCGGCAGGCGCTGCAATAGCAGCTGCTGATTCCGGATCCGGCTCCAGTTCCGGTGGTGGTGGCGGTGGTGGCGGTGGTGGCGGTGGTGGAACCACCGACCTGACAGCCGACAGCATTCTGGGTTCATGGAATTTTTCCGGCCAGAGAAGAGATGGCGTGAATAGGAGCGGAACCATTGAATTCAGGGAAAACGGCACCCAGACCTTTACCGTCACCGACGCCGACGGGCAGTCAGACGGCAGCGGCAGCGGTACCTGGCAGCTGTCTGACAGCACGCTGACCATTGATTTCAGCGGGCAAATGTCCACATGGATCGGCACGGTGTCGGGCAACAGCACATCGTTTACCCTGGATACAACCTCCGGGACCAACCACGGGATTTACAACTTTACCCGGTAA
- a CDS encoding CsgG/HfaB family protein, which produces MTRLILFFSYISLLAAAALFSPEKIMAEEFDIPLGPAYQGSKCMTAVADFAVEVPGAPQEIGNGLKEMLQTALFDSNYFALVDRSDPQGISAEHLLSDSFMADPDAILEQGQMDPAETLIYGTLTHLEGGGAGLRVKAPWVPLKLGGSYHNARAVVDIRVVDAASGRVIAAASHSGSAKSGSGAFGAAFRGVDMPVELEMFKNTPLELCIRDCIYRSVVDLCKTIPPEYFRH; this is translated from the coding sequence ATGACCAGATTAATTCTATTTTTCAGTTATATCAGTCTTCTGGCAGCCGCCGCGCTCTTCAGCCCTGAAAAAATAATGGCTGAAGAATTTGATATTCCCCTGGGGCCGGCCTACCAGGGTTCCAAATGCATGACCGCGGTTGCCGATTTTGCCGTGGAAGTGCCAGGCGCGCCCCAGGAAATCGGAAACGGCTTAAAAGAGATGCTTCAGACCGCCCTGTTTGACTCCAATTATTTTGCTCTGGTGGACCGCTCCGATCCCCAGGGCATAAGTGCTGAACACCTTCTGTCAGACTCGTTTATGGCAGATCCGGACGCCATCCTGGAGCAGGGCCAGATGGATCCGGCTGAAACGCTGATTTACGGAACCCTGACGCATCTGGAAGGCGGCGGCGCCGGTCTTCGGGTCAAAGCGCCGTGGGTGCCTTTGAAATTGGGCGGCTCCTATCACAACGCCCGGGCTGTGGTTGATATCCGGGTGGTGGATGCGGCCAGCGGCCGGGTCATTGCCGCGGCCAGCCATTCCGGGTCTGCCAAATCAGGCAGCGGCGCTTTTGGCGCCGCCTTCAGGGGGGTGGATATGCCTGTTGAGCTGGAAATGTTTAAAAATACCCCTTTGGAGCTCTGCATCCGGGACTGCATTTACCGGAGCGTGGTGGATCTGTGCAAAACCATTCCGCCGGAATATTTCCGGCATTAA
- a CDS encoding CsgG/HfaB family protein encodes MNMNSLITVNFVFFIILCSLISGCTQKNYTTTFTPAEQQTPETLDMNYMGPRANIAVGDFTVKARGATNYIGDGLREMMESALFESLRFNVLDRLDPQGLKAEQQLSYSKMAKRDARKLGAQMEVAELMIYGTVSEFESDAKGAGISASAPKVPVTTSASGKSAHMAIDVRVVDVASGRVIAAKRVAGSAASYKASAGTVFGTGEGPIPVSLGAYSNTPMELAIRDCIYRSVIYACHALPQGYFRH; translated from the coding sequence ATGAACATGAATAGCCTTATCACGGTCAATTTTGTATTTTTCATCATCCTGTGCAGCCTTATTTCCGGATGCACCCAGAAGAATTACACCACCACCTTTACCCCGGCAGAACAGCAGACGCCGGAAACCCTGGACATGAACTATATGGGTCCCAGGGCTAATATTGCCGTGGGCGACTTTACGGTCAAGGCCAGGGGGGCAACCAACTACATCGGCGACGGCCTTCGGGAGATGATGGAAAGCGCTTTGTTTGAATCACTGCGCTTCAACGTGCTCGACCGTCTTGACCCACAGGGGCTAAAAGCCGAACAGCAGCTGAGCTATTCTAAAATGGCCAAACGCGATGCCCGAAAACTCGGCGCGCAAATGGAAGTGGCCGAGCTGATGATCTACGGCACGGTCTCTGAATTTGAATCCGACGCCAAGGGCGCCGGCATCAGCGCCTCGGCTCCGAAAGTGCCGGTGACCACATCAGCTTCCGGCAAAAGTGCTCACATGGCCATTGATGTCCGCGTGGTGGATGTGGCCTCAGGCCGGGTGATTGCTGCCAAACGGGTGGCCGGCTCGGCGGCTTCTTATAAGGCATCAGCCGGCACCGTATTCGGCACCGGCGAAGGCCCGATCCCGGTGAGCCTGGGGGCTTATTCCAACACACCCATGGAACTGGCCATCCGCGACTGCATTTACCGGTCAGTGATCTACGCGTGCCATGCCTTGCCGCAGGGGTATTTTCGCCACTAA